From a single Serratia surfactantfaciens genomic region:
- the hemF gene encoding oxygen-dependent coproporphyrinogen oxidase — translation MSLPNIAEVKSFLLALQDHICAQLAQADGGATFTEDQWTREEGGGGRSRVLTNGAVFEQAGVNFSHVSGATLPASATAHRPELAGRSFQAMGVSLVIHPLSPYVPTSHANVRFFIAEKPGEAPVWWFGGGFDLTPFYGFAEDAVHWHRTAAELCAPFGDEVYPKYKRWCDDYFFIKHRNEARGIGGLFYDDLNTPDFDHCFAFTRAVGQGFLDAYLPIVEKRKALTWGERERQFQLYRRGRYVEFNLVWDRGTLFGLQTGGRTESILMSMPPLVRWEYNYQPEGDSPEAALARDFLPVRDWLQEPK, via the coding sequence ATGAGTTTACCTAACATCGCTGAAGTAAAATCCTTCCTGCTGGCGCTGCAGGATCATATCTGCGCGCAGCTCGCCCAGGCCGACGGCGGCGCCACGTTCACCGAAGACCAATGGACGCGTGAAGAAGGCGGCGGTGGCCGTAGCCGCGTGCTGACCAACGGCGCGGTGTTCGAACAGGCGGGGGTCAACTTCTCGCACGTCTCCGGCGCCACCCTGCCGGCCTCGGCCACCGCGCACCGTCCGGAACTGGCCGGGCGCAGTTTCCAGGCGATGGGCGTCTCATTGGTGATCCACCCGCTCAGCCCCTACGTGCCCACCAGCCACGCCAACGTGCGCTTCTTCATCGCCGAAAAGCCGGGCGAAGCGCCGGTGTGGTGGTTCGGCGGCGGCTTTGACCTGACGCCGTTCTACGGTTTCGCAGAGGATGCCGTGCACTGGCACCGTACCGCGGCCGAGCTGTGCGCGCCGTTCGGCGACGAGGTTTACCCCAAATACAAGCGGTGGTGCGACGATTACTTCTTCATCAAGCACCGCAACGAAGCGCGCGGCATCGGCGGCCTGTTCTACGACGATCTGAACACCCCGGACTTCGACCACTGCTTCGCCTTCACCCGTGCGGTGGGCCAGGGCTTCCTCGACGCCTATCTGCCGATCGTCGAAAAACGCAAGGCCTTGACCTGGGGCGAGCGTGAGCGTCAGTTCCAGCTCTATCGCCGCGGCCGCTACGTGGAGTTCAACCTGGTGTGGGATCGCGGCACGCTGTTCGGGCTGCAAACCGGCGGGCGCACCGAGTCCATTCTGATGTCGATGCCGCCGCTGGTGCGTTGGGAATATAACTACCAGCCGGAAGGCGACAGCCCGGAAGCGGCGCTGGCGCGCGATTTTCTGCCGGTGCGCGACTGGCTGCAGGAGCCGAAATGA
- a CDS encoding YaiI/YqxD family protein, giving the protein MQIWVDADACPNVIKEVLFRAADRTAITVTLVANQPLRTPPSKYIRSLQVAAGFDVADNEIVRRCEAGDLVITADIPLAAEVIEKGAVALNPRGERYTPDTIRERLNMRDFMDTLRASGIQTGGPNALNQRDRQQFANELDKWLLQAKRAQ; this is encoded by the coding sequence ATGCAGATTTGGGTCGATGCGGACGCTTGTCCGAACGTGATCAAAGAGGTGCTGTTCCGCGCCGCCGATCGCACCGCCATCACCGTGACGCTGGTGGCGAACCAGCCATTGCGCACGCCGCCGTCGAAGTACATCCGTTCACTGCAGGTAGCGGCCGGTTTCGACGTGGCCGACAACGAGATCGTGCGCCGCTGCGAAGCGGGCGATCTGGTGATCACCGCCGACATTCCGCTGGCGGCGGAGGTGATAGAGAAAGGCGCGGTGGCGCTGAACCCGCGCGGCGAGCGCTATACGCCGGACACCATCCGCGAGCGCCTCAACATGCGCGATTTTATGGATACCCTGCGCGCCAGCGGCATTCAGACCGGCGGCCCGAACGCCCTGAACCAGCGCGACCGCCAGCAGTTCGCCAACGAGCTGGACAAATGGCTGCTGCAGGCAAAACGGGCGCAGTGA
- a CDS encoding TonB-dependent receptor domain-containing protein → MKIKMIASLIGAGLALHGPAAAAQEQAENNKGSVAFSPLNVSAADSGKSSEKDALARPGAFSSRDENKNLESVDSILRSMPGTYTQIDPGQGSVSVNIRGLSGFGRVNTMVDGITQNYYGNSPSDAAHGGLPTSQFGALIDPNFIVGVDVARGNATGSDGVNALAGSANFRTIGVDDVVFSDNPFGVRTKFSVGNNGIGRSGMIAVGAKTAAFADGGSLGAMAAISGSSITSNYKNGAGFDSEMFNVDKTYRQNPKSQLFKVDIKPDAFNSIELSARSYQNKITRRHIDSDDFYLKYHYAPFSELIDFNLTASTSRGEQKFMSDNMAGFSDSTAKNISDALDINNTSRFSLQDVDFAFSYGGKLVRNEYKKKASGLVTDDDQAESMPVGIAGKQDISSLYSGLQANYGIWQGNFDLNYTAYRLSGYKPACDERVECFPQGASNITRNEQGFNPSVMLSAQVTPWLQPFVSYSKSMRGPNIQEVFFANSGGQSMNPFLKGEKAETWQGGFNANAHDLLFKQDSFQLKAVYFETRIKNYISSQTYLVCKNRQKCNRSQATQEEWDNADVNVSMTMYSNAPEPVKMRGVELEALYDAGFAFTKLSLSKEHTSQPTNQASNVFGAGDVSELPEFYFTLDSGVRLLDEKLTLGGVVKYTGKAVRLSPDSDYDENEQLLKEPAPHIPTIIDLYGTYQVNRNLLLKLSVQNLMDKDYSDALNKMNSLPSQSQYETPTNTARGRTYIFGGEVRF, encoded by the coding sequence ATGAAAATCAAAATGATAGCGAGCCTGATCGGCGCGGGACTGGCGTTGCACGGGCCGGCTGCGGCCGCGCAGGAACAGGCGGAAAATAATAAAGGCAGCGTGGCGTTCAGCCCGCTCAACGTCTCGGCCGCCGACAGCGGCAAAAGCAGCGAAAAAGACGCGTTGGCCAGGCCGGGGGCATTCAGCTCGCGCGACGAAAACAAAAATCTGGAGTCGGTGGACAGCATTCTGCGCAGTATGCCGGGCACCTATACCCAGATCGATCCCGGCCAGGGATCGGTCAGCGTCAATATCCGCGGCCTGAGCGGTTTCGGCCGGGTCAACACCATGGTCGATGGCATCACGCAAAACTACTACGGCAACTCGCCGAGCGACGCAGCGCACGGGGGATTGCCCACCAGCCAGTTCGGGGCGCTGATCGATCCTAACTTTATCGTCGGCGTCGACGTGGCGCGCGGCAACGCCACCGGTTCCGACGGCGTCAACGCCTTGGCGGGCAGCGCCAACTTCCGCACTATCGGCGTGGACGACGTGGTGTTTTCCGATAACCCGTTCGGCGTGCGCACCAAATTCTCGGTGGGCAATAACGGCATCGGCCGCAGCGGCATGATCGCCGTCGGCGCCAAAACCGCCGCCTTTGCCGACGGCGGCAGCCTGGGGGCGATGGCGGCGATCAGCGGCAGCTCCATCACCTCCAACTACAAAAACGGCGCCGGTTTCGACAGTGAGATGTTCAACGTCGATAAAACCTACCGCCAGAACCCGAAATCCCAGCTGTTCAAAGTGGACATCAAGCCGGATGCCTTCAACAGCATCGAACTGTCGGCGCGCAGCTACCAGAATAAAATCACCCGCCGCCACATCGACAGCGACGATTTCTACCTCAAATACCACTATGCGCCGTTCTCCGAGCTGATAGATTTCAACCTGACCGCCAGCACCAGCCGCGGCGAGCAAAAGTTCATGTCCGACAACATGGCGGGGTTCAGCGACAGCACGGCGAAAAACATCTCCGATGCGCTGGATATCAACAACACCAGCCGTTTCAGCCTGCAGGACGTCGATTTCGCCTTCAGCTACGGCGGCAAGCTGGTGCGCAACGAGTATAAGAAAAAGGCCTCCGGCTTGGTGACGGATGACGATCAGGCGGAAAGCATGCCGGTGGGCATTGCCGGCAAACAAGATATCTCCAGCCTGTACAGCGGGTTACAAGCTAACTACGGCATCTGGCAGGGGAATTTCGATCTGAACTACACCGCCTATCGCCTCTCCGGCTATAAGCCGGCCTGTGACGAGCGCGTAGAATGCTTCCCGCAGGGCGCCAGCAATATCACCCGCAATGAACAGGGTTTCAACCCGTCGGTAATGCTGTCGGCGCAGGTCACGCCGTGGCTGCAGCCGTTCGTCAGCTACAGCAAGTCGATGCGCGGGCCGAATATCCAGGAGGTGTTCTTCGCCAACAGCGGCGGTCAGTCGATGAACCCGTTCCTGAAGGGCGAAAAAGCGGAGACCTGGCAGGGCGGGTTCAATGCCAATGCCCACGATCTGTTATTCAAGCAGGACAGCTTCCAACTGAAAGCGGTCTATTTCGAAACCAGGATCAAAAACTACATATCCAGCCAAACCTACCTGGTGTGTAAAAACCGCCAGAAGTGCAACCGTTCGCAGGCGACGCAGGAAGAGTGGGATAACGCGGACGTCAATGTCAGCATGACCATGTACAGCAACGCCCCCGAACCGGTCAAAATGCGCGGGGTGGAGCTCGAAGCGCTGTACGACGCCGGTTTCGCCTTCACCAAGCTGTCGTTAAGCAAGGAGCATACCTCCCAGCCGACCAACCAGGCCAGCAACGTGTTCGGCGCGGGTGATGTCAGCGAACTGCCGGAATTCTACTTCACGCTGGACAGCGGGGTACGCCTGCTGGACGAGAAACTGACGCTGGGCGGGGTGGTGAAATACACCGGCAAAGCGGTGCGCCTGTCGCCGGACTCTGATTACGATGAGAATGAGCAGTTGCTGAAAGAGCCGGCGCCGCATATTCCGACCATTATCGATCTCTACGGCACCTATCAGGTGAATCGCAATCTGTTGCTGAAGCTCAGCGTGCAAAACCTGATGGACAAAGACTATTCGGACGCGCTGAACAAGATGAACTCGCTGCCGTCGCAGTCGCAGTATGAGACGCCGACCAACACCGCCCGTGGGCGGACTTATATCTTCGGCGGTGAGGTACGCTTCTAA
- a CDS encoding S9 family peptidase: MNPLLFTPRRRIAAAFWLSLGVAGAALAQPQPPLAERAPKVLTAHGETRIDDYYWLRDDSRKEQKVLDYLKAENRYTEQMMAPYQKLRATLYQEMLGRMNPDDRSVPYQLNGYRYQESYAAGKEFALYQRQALTADAPWQTLLDANQRAAGQAYYRLGAMDVSRDNRRLAVAEDLQGRRQYRISLRELGSDSWSPETLENTSGNMLWANDNQTLFYVRNHPQTLLPYQVYRHQYGTPTAQDKLVYQENDPAFYLSLGRSSSRDYLILTISGNTTSEVRLIDASQPQREPQLFAARQNGREYYLDHYRGEFYLRSNHQDPNFGLYRTAAAGKPWQTLIAPQAQHEVESFSLFRDWLVVQERANGLVQLRQISWDGKTERAIPFDDASYMAWLGYNPEPDSDRLRYGYSAMTTPTRTYEWDLNKGERTLLKQQEVKGVDPSLYHSERIWVTARDGVKVPVSLVYRTSLFKNGHNPLLVYGYGAYGMSMDPAFSANRISLLDRGFVYALIHVRGGGELGQSWYKQGKLTHKPNSFNDFIDATQVLIKDGYGQPGRIYAMGGSAGGLLLGAVINQAPQLYNAVVAQVPFVDVVTTMLDDSIPLTTGEYEEWGNPNQPAAYALMKSYSPYDNVRKQRYPNLLVTSGLYDSQVQYWEPAKWVAKLRRFKQGDSLLLLSTDMTAGHGGKSGRLARLENGALEYAFILAADRQAQK, translated from the coding sequence ATGAACCCGCTGTTATTCACCCCGCGCCGCCGCATTGCGGCCGCGTTCTGGCTTTCTTTAGGCGTCGCCGGCGCCGCGCTGGCGCAACCGCAGCCGCCGTTGGCGGAACGCGCGCCGAAAGTGCTAACTGCCCACGGCGAGACGCGCATCGACGATTATTACTGGCTGCGCGACGACAGCCGAAAAGAGCAGAAGGTGCTGGACTACCTGAAGGCGGAGAACCGCTACACCGAGCAAATGATGGCGCCGTACCAGAAGCTGCGCGCCACGCTGTATCAGGAGATGCTGGGCCGCATGAATCCTGACGATCGTTCGGTGCCCTATCAGCTCAACGGCTATCGCTATCAGGAAAGCTACGCCGCCGGTAAAGAGTTCGCGCTGTATCAGCGCCAGGCGCTCACCGCCGACGCGCCGTGGCAAACCTTGCTGGACGCCAATCAGCGCGCGGCCGGCCAGGCCTATTATCGACTGGGGGCAATGGACGTCAGCCGGGACAACCGCCGTCTGGCGGTGGCCGAAGATCTGCAGGGCCGCCGCCAATACCGCATTTCCCTGCGCGAATTAGGCAGTGACAGCTGGTCGCCGGAAACGCTGGAAAATACCTCCGGCAACATGCTGTGGGCCAACGACAATCAAACCCTGTTCTACGTGCGCAACCACCCGCAAACGCTGTTGCCGTATCAGGTTTACCGCCATCAGTACGGGACGCCGACGGCGCAAGATAAGCTGGTGTACCAGGAAAACGATCCGGCGTTTTACCTCAGCCTCGGCCGCTCATCCTCACGCGATTACCTGATACTCACCATCAGCGGCAATACCACTTCCGAAGTGCGCCTGATCGACGCCAGCCAGCCGCAGCGCGAGCCGCAGTTGTTCGCCGCCCGACAAAACGGCCGCGAGTATTACCTCGATCACTACCGCGGCGAGTTCTATCTGCGTTCCAACCATCAGGACCCGAATTTTGGCCTGTACCGTACGGCTGCGGCGGGTAAACCCTGGCAGACGCTGATTGCGCCGCAGGCGCAGCACGAGGTGGAAAGCTTCAGCCTGTTCCGTGACTGGCTGGTGGTGCAGGAACGCGCCAACGGGCTGGTACAGCTGCGGCAAATCAGCTGGGACGGTAAAACCGAGCGCGCCATCCCGTTCGACGACGCCAGCTACATGGCCTGGCTGGGCTATAACCCGGAGCCGGACAGCGATCGGTTGCGCTACGGCTATTCGGCGATGACCACGCCGACCCGCACCTATGAGTGGGATCTGAATAAGGGCGAGCGTACCCTGCTCAAGCAGCAGGAAGTGAAAGGCGTCGATCCCAGCCTGTATCACAGCGAGCGCATCTGGGTAACGGCGCGCGATGGCGTGAAGGTGCCGGTCTCGCTGGTGTATCGCACATCGCTGTTCAAAAACGGCCATAACCCGCTGCTGGTCTACGGCTACGGCGCTTACGGCATGAGCATGGATCCGGCATTCAGCGCCAACCGCATCAGCCTGCTGGATCGCGGCTTTGTCTATGCGCTGATCCACGTGCGCGGCGGCGGCGAGCTGGGGCAGAGCTGGTACAAACAGGGCAAGCTGACGCACAAACCGAACAGTTTCAACGACTTCATCGATGCCACCCAGGTGTTGATCAAAGACGGCTACGGCCAGCCGGGGCGCATCTACGCCATGGGCGGCAGCGCCGGCGGCTTGCTGTTGGGGGCGGTGATCAATCAGGCGCCGCAGCTGTACAACGCGGTGGTGGCGCAGGTGCCGTTCGTCGATGTGGTGACCACCATGCTGGACGACAGCATTCCACTGACCACCGGCGAATACGAGGAGTGGGGCAACCCGAACCAGCCGGCCGCCTATGCGCTGATGAAGTCCTACAGCCCGTACGACAACGTGCGCAAGCAGCGTTATCCGAACCTGCTGGTCACCAGCGGTTTGTACGACTCGCAGGTGCAGTATTGGGAGCCGGCCAAATGGGTGGCGAAGCTGCGGCGTTTCAAACAGGGCGATTCACTGCTGCTGCTCTCCACCGACATGACCGCCGGCCATGGCGGCAAATCGGGCCGCCTGGCGCGGCTGGAAAACGGCGCGCTGGAATACGCCTTTATTCTGGCGGCGGATCGGCAGGCGCAGAAATAA
- a CDS encoding TonB family protein, translating to MLSQSYSLPAFELPQPRWARGLLLALAAHAALVLLFYWPQTALEPVVLPPPAVMMSWAAQIEAPESKPLPLGVQQAESAAAQPAEQQQQPDLPKLARADNAKIVTAQKKRAEHRPPQKAQPKPQEQAKETRSAAASSAAAPQAQTLSHQTAAPINSDANSNAQAKLSWESLVKGKLNRIKEYPLDARSRRRSGMPQVSFSVDAQGRVSNVSLQVRSGTASLDREAVAVVSRAQPLPPPPPEMLQQGAVRVTMPIDFNLAELNARR from the coding sequence ATGTTAAGTCAGTCTTATTCCCTTCCGGCCTTTGAGCTGCCGCAGCCGCGCTGGGCGCGCGGCCTGCTGCTCGCCCTGGCGGCGCACGCGGCGTTGGTATTGCTGTTTTATTGGCCGCAGACGGCGCTGGAACCGGTGGTGCTGCCGCCGCCGGCGGTGATGATGAGCTGGGCGGCGCAGATTGAAGCGCCGGAAAGCAAGCCGCTGCCGTTGGGCGTGCAGCAAGCGGAGTCCGCCGCGGCGCAGCCCGCTGAGCAGCAGCAACAGCCGGATCTGCCCAAGCTGGCGCGCGCCGATAACGCGAAAATCGTGACGGCGCAGAAGAAGCGCGCCGAACACCGCCCCCCGCAAAAAGCGCAGCCGAAACCGCAGGAACAGGCCAAAGAGACGCGCAGTGCCGCCGCGTCCAGCGCCGCCGCGCCGCAGGCGCAGACGCTCTCCCACCAAACCGCCGCGCCGATCAACAGCGATGCCAACAGCAACGCGCAGGCCAAGCTGTCGTGGGAGAGTCTGGTGAAGGGCAAGCTGAACCGCATCAAGGAATATCCCCTGGATGCCCGCAGCCGCCGGCGTAGCGGCATGCCGCAGGTCAGTTTCAGCGTCGATGCGCAGGGGCGCGTGTCGAATGTGAGCCTGCAGGTGCGTTCCGGCACCGCGTCGCTGGATCGGGAAGCGGTGGCGGTAGTGTCGCGCGCGCAGCCGTTGCCGCCGCCGCCGCCGGAGATGCTGCAGCAGGGGGCCGTCAGGGTGACGATGCCGATCGATTTCAATCTGGCGGAGCTGAACGCCCGCCGTTAA
- a CDS encoding ChaN family lipoprotein — protein MRYLILLAALALGACSQNSVQTPANSIDNLGNITDLHSGATLTPEQLLTRLAQQPRVIVGEKHDNPYHHQIEQWLVQQLPQRRPQGSVLMEMINPNQQAQVDKVKQWLQSDPTVRDGRVAELIAWQPGWKWELYGGVTMAAMRAPYPLWSANLDRSEITAFYQQPQFPAGQLSAQPAVRKALEETIRTSHGGKIEADQLHAMLAIQQQRDRRMAERLLAAPTPALLIAGGYHAAKSVGVPLHVRDLQPAAASTVLMLAEPGVQVDANTADYLWITPSVK, from the coding sequence ATGAGATATCTGATTTTATTGGCGGCGTTGGCGCTCGGCGCCTGCAGCCAAAACTCGGTGCAAACGCCGGCCAACAGCATCGACAACCTGGGTAATATCACCGATCTGCACAGCGGCGCGACCCTGACGCCTGAGCAGCTGTTGACGCGATTGGCGCAGCAGCCGCGGGTGATCGTCGGGGAAAAGCATGACAATCCTTACCACCATCAGATTGAGCAATGGCTGGTGCAGCAGCTGCCGCAGCGGCGGCCGCAGGGCAGCGTGCTGATGGAGATGATCAACCCGAACCAGCAGGCGCAGGTGGACAAAGTCAAGCAGTGGCTGCAGAGCGATCCCACAGTGCGTGACGGCCGCGTGGCGGAACTGATCGCCTGGCAGCCGGGCTGGAAGTGGGAACTGTATGGCGGGGTGACGATGGCGGCGATGCGTGCGCCATACCCGCTGTGGTCAGCCAACCTGGATCGCAGCGAGATTACGGCGTTCTATCAGCAGCCGCAGTTCCCGGCGGGGCAGTTATCGGCGCAGCCGGCGGTGCGCAAGGCGCTGGAAGAGACCATCCGCACTTCGCACGGCGGCAAGATTGAGGCCGACCAACTGCACGCGATGCTGGCGATCCAGCAGCAGCGCGATCGGCGTATGGCGGAACGTTTGCTGGCGGCGCCCACGCCCGCGCTGTTGATCGCCGGTGGCTATCACGCCGCCAAATCGGTGGGCGTGCCGCTGCACGTGCGGGATCTGCAACCGGCGGCGGCCTCGACGGTGCTGATGCTGGCAGAGCCGGGCGTACAGGTTGATGCGAACACAGCGGACTACCTGTGGATCACACCATCAGTGAAATGA
- the mmuP gene encoding S-methylmethionine permease — protein sequence MHASAPAAGQFKRSMKARHLVMLSLGGVIGTGLFFNTGYIISTTGALGTLLAYLIGALVVYLVMLCLGELSVAMPETGAFHVYASRYLGPATGYAVAWLYWLTWTVALGSSLTAAGFCMQYWFPQSPVWLWCLIFCAAIFLLNVVTTRFFAESEFWFSLIKVVTILAFIILGGAAMFGLLPMKDGTPAPFLHNLTASGWLPHGTLPILMTMVAVNFAFSGTELIGIAAGETENPEKVVPLAIRTTVIRLMLFFIGTVFVLAALIPMDQAGIVKSPFVLVFERIGVPYAADIFNFVILTAILSAANSGLYASGRMLWSLAHQRTLPAYFARVNARGIPINALTFSMLGGVLALLTSVIAPDTVFVALSAISGFAVVAVWLSICAAHYAFRRAYLRSGQPISGLKYRAPGYPLTPILGFALCLLACIGLAFDPEQRIALYCGLPFVALCYLTYFLTRRAGQKTALGEQHVG from the coding sequence ATGCACGCATCGGCGCCCGCCGCAGGGCAGTTCAAACGCAGCATGAAGGCCCGGCACCTGGTGATGTTGTCGCTGGGCGGTGTGATCGGTACCGGGCTGTTTTTCAACACCGGTTATATCATCTCTACCACCGGGGCGCTCGGCACCCTGCTGGCCTACCTGATCGGCGCGCTGGTGGTGTACCTGGTGATGCTGTGCCTGGGTGAGCTGTCGGTGGCGATGCCGGAAACCGGCGCTTTTCACGTCTATGCCTCGCGCTATCTGGGGCCGGCCACCGGCTATGCCGTCGCCTGGCTGTACTGGCTCACCTGGACAGTGGCGCTCGGCTCCAGCCTGACCGCCGCCGGATTCTGCATGCAGTACTGGTTCCCGCAGTCGCCGGTGTGGCTGTGGTGCCTGATCTTCTGCGCGGCCATTTTTCTGCTTAACGTGGTGACCACCCGCTTTTTCGCCGAAAGCGAATTCTGGTTTTCGCTGATCAAAGTGGTGACCATTCTGGCGTTTATCATTCTGGGTGGCGCCGCCATGTTCGGTCTGCTGCCGATGAAAGACGGCACCCCGGCGCCGTTCCTGCACAATCTGACCGCTTCTGGCTGGCTGCCGCACGGCACGCTGCCGATCCTGATGACCATGGTGGCGGTGAACTTCGCCTTCTCCGGCACGGAACTGATCGGCATCGCCGCCGGTGAAACCGAGAACCCGGAAAAAGTCGTGCCGCTGGCGATCCGCACCACGGTGATCCGCCTGATGCTGTTCTTTATCGGCACCGTGTTCGTGCTGGCGGCGCTGATCCCAATGGATCAGGCGGGGATCGTCAAAAGCCCGTTCGTGCTGGTGTTTGAACGCATCGGCGTGCCTTACGCCGCCGATATCTTCAACTTCGTGATCCTGACCGCCATCCTGTCGGCGGCCAACTCCGGCCTGTACGCCTCCGGGCGCATGCTGTGGTCACTGGCCCACCAGCGCACCCTGCCGGCCTACTTCGCCCGCGTCAATGCACGCGGCATTCCGATCAATGCCCTGACCTTCAGCATGCTCGGCGGCGTCCTGGCGCTGCTGACCAGCGTGATCGCGCCGGATACGGTGTTTGTCGCCCTGTCGGCAATCTCCGGCTTTGCGGTGGTGGCGGTGTGGCTGAGCATCTGCGCCGCCCACTATGCTTTCCGCCGCGCCTACCTGCGCAGCGGCCAGCCGATAAGCGGCCTGAAATACCGCGCGCCCGGCTACCCATTGACGCCGATCCTCGGCTTTGCGCTGTGCCTGCTGGCCTGCATCGGACTGGCGTTCGATCCGGAGCAGCGCATTGCGCTCTACTGCGGGCTGCCGTTTGTCGCCCTGTGCTACCTCACCTATTTCCTGACCCGGCGCGCCGGGCAAAAAACCGCTTTGGGAGAACAACATGTCGGTTAA
- the mmuM gene encoding homocysteine S-methyltransferase translates to MSVNNPVAHLLAEQPTLILDGALATELEARGCDLTDPLWSAKVLIENPELIYQVHLDYFNAGAQCAITASYQATPQGFLRRGLDQDRSLALIAKSVQLAQRARRDYLAEHPQAAPLLIAGSVGPYGAYLADGSEYRGDYRLAQDDMIAFHRPRLTALAAAGVDLLACETLPSFAELQALLTLLQEFPTLGAWFAFTLRDSQHLSDGTPLTEVMSALRGNPQVLAIGINCIALDKVAPALRQLSALADKPLLVYPNSGEHYDAVSKTWHACGSEHGSLVDQAVEWRALGAQLIGGCCRTTPQDIRAIAARCKK, encoded by the coding sequence ATGTCGGTTAACAACCCCGTCGCCCACCTGCTGGCCGAACAGCCCACGCTGATCCTGGACGGCGCGCTGGCCACCGAACTGGAAGCGCGCGGCTGCGATCTGACCGATCCGCTGTGGTCGGCCAAGGTGCTGATTGAAAATCCCGAGCTTATCTATCAGGTGCATCTCGATTATTTCAACGCCGGCGCCCAGTGCGCCATCACCGCCAGCTATCAGGCCACGCCGCAGGGCTTCTTGCGCCGCGGCCTGGATCAGGATCGGTCGCTGGCGCTGATCGCCAAAAGCGTGCAGCTGGCGCAACGCGCGCGCCGCGATTATCTGGCCGAACACCCGCAGGCCGCGCCGCTGCTGATCGCCGGTTCGGTAGGCCCATACGGTGCCTATCTGGCCGACGGATCGGAATACCGTGGCGACTATCGGCTGGCGCAGGATGACATGATCGCCTTCCACCGCCCGCGCCTCACCGCGCTGGCCGCCGCCGGCGTCGATCTGCTGGCCTGCGAAACGCTACCGTCTTTCGCTGAACTGCAGGCGCTGCTGACGCTGCTGCAGGAGTTCCCGACGCTCGGCGCCTGGTTCGCCTTCACCCTGCGCGACAGCCAACACCTCAGCGACGGCACGCCGCTGACGGAGGTCATGTCCGCGCTGCGCGGCAACCCGCAGGTGCTGGCCATCGGTATCAACTGCATCGCGCTGGACAAGGTCGCCCCGGCGTTGCGTCAGCTGAGCGCGCTGGCCGACAAACCGCTGCTGGTCTACCCGAACTCCGGGGAGCATTACGATGCAGTCAGCAAAACCTGGCACGCCTGCGGCAGCGAGCACGGCAGTCTGGTCGATCAGGCGGTAGAGTGGCGCGCGCTCGGCGCACAATTGATCGGCGGCTGTTGCCGCACTACCCCGCAGGATATCCGCGCCATCGCCGCGCGCTGCAAGAAATGA
- a CDS encoding type II toxin-antitoxin system death-on-curing family toxin: MIFLTAEDIAEFNAEIVPHGRQDGSKVEAVANRVLNAYHYENVTDVYRLAALYLIAISHGHIFLDGNKRTAFQSMALFLGINGIALREDAQLVELTVEAAQGRLNVEQAAEQLRRLTE, translated from the coding sequence ATGATCTTTTTGACCGCAGAGGATATTGCGGAATTCAATGCTGAAATTGTGCCTCACGGCCGCCAGGATGGCAGTAAAGTTGAGGCCGTAGCCAACCGCGTGCTCAATGCTTACCACTATGAGAACGTCACCGACGTTTACCGTTTGGCCGCACTTTATCTCATTGCTATCAGTCATGGTCATATTTTTCTTGATGGCAATAAGCGCACGGCCTTCCAAAGCATGGCGTTATTTCTCGGTATCAATGGCATTGCACTGCGTGAAGATGCGCAGCTGGTTGAACTCACGGTCGAGGCTGCTCAAGGCCGCCTCAACGTCGAACAAGCCGCGGAGCAACTGCGCCGGTTAACCGAATAA
- a CDS encoding type II toxin-antitoxin system Phd/YefM family antitoxin: protein MTTISYTAARNNLAEVLLEAQKQPVEVTRRGHDEVYIISKADYEVLVKAKVKARIQAKHADTIKALANR, encoded by the coding sequence ATGACTACGATTAGCTACACGGCGGCCAGAAACAACCTTGCCGAGGTGCTTTTGGAAGCGCAAAAACAGCCGGTGGAAGTGACGCGCCGCGGACACGATGAGGTTTACATCATCAGTAAGGCAGACTATGAGGTTTTGGTCAAAGCCAAGGTGAAAGCGCGCATTCAGGCTAAACACGCGGATACGATTAAGGCGCTGGCCAATAGATGA